Sequence from the Hylaeus volcanicus isolate JK05 chromosome 1, UHH_iyHylVolc1.0_haploid, whole genome shotgun sequence genome:
AGATGATGAAATCTAGATTTGCTCGCGACGCGTCTTTAGAAACGATGTATCGTTTCTCTGATATTTTTGGCGCTGAACGCGCAAGGAACCAGTTCCTAAGTACTATAGGGGCATCTCCTGTCCGAGTGGTTCCTAATTCGTGTAATTAAAGAAGTTCATTATCTGTACCCAAGGCacattttatactttcattCCGTTTTAGGAAGGTCCACTCTAtagtatgtacatattatagCATTGTTACACGTATAGGGGGATAATTTGTAACTTGTATCGCCCTTAATTATATTGTCCGACGTTACCTTGTACATAattctcgtttcttcgtcAGCGATTTCTTTGTCGTTCGCTACCCTACGTATTATTGTCAAGTCGACAgcatttataaatgtatatctgAAGGGTTACTCGATTTTATAGTTACGTTATATTCAACTAAAGCTTTGTGCAAAATTTACATTGTACATATCGTACCACCGATGCTCTTCcggttttcttttaatttcgtcGCGCATCAATGTACTCGACATTCCCTCTTACAATTTACCTATCGTCTACCCCGCGAACATCGTTCGTTTCTCATTATTGTCAGAATTTCCGCGTTCGCCCGTCCTGATTTGTTATTGTCAGAAACATCCCTTCTCCGTTTTCTTAAGTAGTCCCTTAAAttctttaacattaaaaatcaCTTCGAATCTCGTTTTCCTCGTGTGTTGTGTTTAATATGTGTggatgtatgtatataatatatagtaagtatgtatatatagatttatatatatctgtgtatatgtatacatatgtataaatatacatatacatatatcgtatGATACGAAATATTGAATCTGATagatcttaaaaatattttgctaatCTTTTTACGTTAGATTAAACCTTACGCACTAAGTACTTTCTTACAACCTTGTATCGTGTATCAGCCGATTTTgataatcgaatatttttttttttttgttttttatcacCATCGTTACTTATGCGAGATTCTTCTCGTCGATGCCTTATCGTCTCTTTTTTTGGCCTCTCCTCTCGTGTGCTCTCTACGTTACCCCGCGTAGTTTGCGCTAGACGATCGAGGGATTCATCTCGAGAGCATTAAGAGACCGACGACGAGCGTTGTGATCATCGATATGATCGGTACGGTTGTGTGCGCGCTGCTGACAACGTGTATCTTCCAGCCCAAGTTATTGTGCACGTAACActgggaaaataaaatttccatattGGACGTACCGTGAAAGTTCACCTGCTACCTCGCGTTATCGTCTTGTTAGTTTAAAGCTCGAGCCGATCTGGATACCGCGTTAATGAAGCATTATAAAACAACTCCGGTAACTGTTTATGCAAGAGGGGTAAACAAGCACCGACGGAATGGCATCTACCGAttcgtcgatcgttcgattaTAAACTTATGGTTAATCATACCTGGTAGTACACCAAATCCGGAGTGTCTTCGGCCACGGTCCAAACAAGTTTCGCCGGTTCACCTTCGTCGCATTTCAGTCTAAGAGTTTCGAAGAAACTTTCGAACGTTTCCGTTTCTGCGCTCATATCCACCGTCTTGTGAGTCCATTCGCAGTAACGGCCAGCCGCGTCCGGATAAGGATTTCCGTCCTCGTCGTATTTTACACCGGCGAATGCTCTCTGATCCATCTGTTCTTCCTCAGTCTTTTGACCGAACCCACCCTCAGGACTGTCGGTGATATAAAATGGATGGTACCTGCATCGAAAGGGCAGAGTTTGAAGCAGATATAATAAAGGTATAAATCAAGGTAGATACAACAGTGCCGAAACGAAGAGGAACGAATACATAGTAAAGTTGGTTATTAacagtttgaaatttcaactCACCTCGCTTGATTACTAGGATCGTTTCCACCCTCCACTATGAACGTGTACGTTTCTCCCCTCTTGACGGTGATCTCTGGGATCAGCAAGTCGTTGATGTACCAAGCGATGCCCCAAGAAGGTTCACCTGCGACGACGTTTATCCGTGACGAGATTTTCAGCTTTGTTGCAATTAAGAATTCCGACAATGTCGAACAATGATTTGTCGGCGATTATTACCTGTAATTCTCGAGTAACCTCGTTTCCCACCGGTAGGCCCGATTCTTGCGTTGAAAGTAGTTTCGTTGGTGATTACTGCCGGTGTCCAAGCCTTGATGTCGGACATGTCTGGAAGATTGTAGAGGGAATTTTTACATTCATGGACGTTCCTCGACGTAAAATCGATACGAATATCTTCGGTGGTCATGTCGAATCTCTCATGAGCGTTGGCTTCCCCTCTGTGATTTAGTTTTCCTATCGCTGCGATCACGCTGGTCTCGGAGTCTGGTATCATTCTGTCTTTCACTGGCTCGTTGGTTCTTAAAGGTCTCATATAGGTAACTGTAACAAGTGTAGACGTTGTTAAAACAGGCCGACGAAAAACATGGTTTCGCTTGAAACGGGATCGATACCTGTCGTCACTCCGTTATTCCGTTCTCCATGCACAAGGACGGCGTCGTTTTTCCCTCCAACTCTTTCGTCCGGGCATACGCCCTCTCTGCCATCGCATTGCGCGATATTCGACATGTAGTAGTCCTCGGCGATGAATTTGCCCGTCCCGTTATTGTAAGCGATCACGACGACGTCACCGCCGATCATTTCAGACTTTCCCTCGCTACCGGACAAACCGAAGGCGACGTACTGGTCCTCTTCGATTCGTCCCGACACCCTTATCTTTATGTCCTCCCCGAACAACTCCCACTGCACCTGCACGCGGCCCTTCAGCATCTCCTTGCAGTTGGTCAGCTCGTGTTTAACCAGAGGTTGCGTTGGTGCGCTGCTCGTCTGAAAAAGATTCCGTACGGTTTTTGAGTCGCGTGCTTACACGGGTTCGCAACGAATGATTACTTCCGACACGTGTGAGGATGTACGTTCAATCGAATGAGCTAGTTTGCATGTGTACACTTTGCGTTACTTACAGGATCGTACCACCAAGGCGGCTATCCCcgataaaattacatttcattaattaaattttgtgtattcATCAGATACTAAGTttcgtgtatattttattcgaaatagaTGAACACGAGAGCGATGAGAATTCTGCGTTCAGTTAATGATTCGTTTCCAGTTACCGTGATTTTGGTTTGACCAAGGGCGggcggaacgttcaggtcctTCGGAATCATAACGTGTCCAAAGTTGTGCTTGTACTCGACGCACCATACCGCTAACCAATCGATGTCGAACACGGTCAGATTCCCTGGTAAAACTAATTCGATGTCTTCGCCTTGGTACCCTTGCAGCGGAGTCAAGCTGTAGAAACAGCGACATCGATCAAACAATGTTTGTTAAGCGAGATAAAGTTTCTCGGAGTCTACTACTTTCACCGATCGTTGTTCGTTCGACTCGatacctttttctttcgttgggTACTTTGGTGCCGAACGTGCTGGGCTCCGAACCGTTTCCGATCCAGAAATAAGCATCCGGGCCTGCGCCATCGTAATGTAAATTCGGAATGTAGAAAGTTTTGCTATCTAGAATGGTGATGTTCCCGCTGCGAAGACCGTGGGCCAACCTCGAAAATTCCGGCAGCACTCTCACCTTTGGCACTACTAGATTTGGCGGAATACGAATCTCGCCAAAGTTGATCTGTAACAGATTAACGATACACTTGACACCCGCCGGGTACGGGTCTTTTCGATGAGGGTATAAACAAGAATTCGCTATTTTACTTCCAAAAATTAGAAGGTCGACTGGTCCcattaaaaaagtttaagtGCGGAGAGCGAAGTTCTCGGACTTACAGACGGAAGTCGTCTCGCTAGACGCCAAACCTATCGTTCGGAGACCGCATATTTACACCCTCGCAGTCGAAAAAGTCGATCTATCATTCCTTACTCCCTGTTGAAGTTGACGTTCCGATAGGGGCTGGTTTGAGGTCGTTTATATTCCAAGTTCCGTCAAACGTCTGAATAAGTGAGACGAAAAGGGAAGGGAGGAGAGACGGCGGttggggaggggggagggtaAAGGAAACGCGAGAACGGAAAGGAAAATGgtgaaagtaaaaagaaagatcTCAAGCGGGACCTCGTAAAATCCGAGAAACGGATTCCACCCTCTATATAGGGTGATCTACTCCCTTACCCCCGGGGGAACGTTTTATGGGAGAAAATTCAACGTTCGCGACGATTTCTCAACTCATTCCGAAACCCCGGACAAATCTATTCGCTTACGATACAGTTTTATACGCTTTCTCCCCTCCTCGTTTTGCTTTTCAACTTCCTCCCGATTATCCAGGATTTTCGCGGACAATTCTCGATACACCTTATGCATATGTACGTATAGCGTGGGCGTTGTTGGGGCGATTAACTGGTCCCGTCGTCTCCTATTTTTCtattgtcttttttttatcggcCCTTGAGAAAGTGTGCCAAGAGTCGAAGATTGAAAAGTCGGTGAATATCTTGGACGTCTTCGATATTCCGCTCAAGGCTACTGTACACGTGCCCTGATTCCGCCGCCTCCAGATCTTCATTGGAACCGACTCCCAGACTTTTGTCTACAAAGGAATCGATACACGCGATACCTTGAACTGGCGATATGAGTTTCCATATCAGGGTCGTCCGATTcgttatacaatattatttgctTTTCCCTTTCCGTGCGACCGACGTCCTTTGATACTCGCCAATGGAATTTCAGATAAAAGTAGTAACAATTTTTCAGTAACTTTCTTTACACGCGGTGTTCACCTCTGGTAAGTACTTGGAGGCGTGACTTGTAAACGTTTTAACGTTGAATCAAATATTATCTCGAAAACTCGTCCTTCAAGGGAGTGTAGCGAATCTTCAACGTCCTCTCGGCTAAAATTGTTCTTCCGTAGCTTCCGAGTCCAAGTTTGTTTCAACGTAGCGCATTATCTTCAAGGTAGTAATCCGTGAATACGGGTCCCCATTAATGTACCTATTTAAATGCTTGAACAGTGGCAAATTCCGAACGAGGAAGACGCGAGCTTTAGAAATGTTTGTCAACGGGACTTGAGCTCGAGTAAGaccgattaataattttccgcCAAGCCCGGAAGCTACCGTGCAAGAGAACTTCTTCATTAACTGAACCGGCACGTTTCAAAGGCAACAGCACGAAGACGGTCGCAGTATTGCTTTCAGAAATTAATCTCGCACCGATATTCCCTTTCCTTTCAGCCATCCCGTCGACAAATTCGCGCCGACTTTTTGCTCGCTTCTCTTcacgttacattattttctaccGAATACTACCTTTTtcattactaaataaataaatcaaatttcgcGTCATTCCCGCaggaaatttgtaaaagtctATTTGTGCGATGGTCGCGTCGGTACCCCGAAAAGTGGTTCTCGAGTTTCTATCGAGTTCCCCCAGGTTGCGCGTCGTCGAATGCTAATTCcatcgttaataataatcattattaGCAAGCCGAGCCAGCGTCCTCTGGGGGGTTCGAAATTTGCACGCGCATTAATCCCATTTCGTTTAAGGGCTCGTCAATCATATCCACCCTCGGCTGCTTGCTGGGCGCGCGGGTTCCTGGAGTCCAGAGACGCTGGGTGTCGATGAACCGGGACTCGAGCTTAATGGCGTTTCGAGTGGTCGCGATGTACTCAAAATTGGCTCTTTAACGAGCGCGTGGCTTCAGGATTCGTCTCGCGATTCCTACAATCCAAGACTTTCTTTACGGAAAGAAACTCGAGCGGAAATTGCGACATTTAGCTTCTATTTCGATACGCATATATATGGACGATAAAGACACCAAGTTTATATGGTAGACCGGGATGCGGTAGTCGCGAGGCGAGGGTTCCTCATCAATTCGATACCTTTGATCTGATCGTTATGCGCCAGCTGAAGTTTCGACGGGGGTTACTGCAGTCCCCTAATAGACTGTTTATCTCGTAAGCCCGGATTTAGATACGGATCGGGTTCTATTATGCGAGCAGCAAGTCCGCGTAGGCACCAGCGCTCGAATCTCTTCAGCGCGATGTCTTTCACGGGTTGTGGGATATTTTTCCAATCGCTCGAAAATTATCCTATATCCTCTCTTATTATCTATGCGATGGTAATAACCATGCGCTTGCTATTCCATTCTACGGGTCTacatctttaatttttttttcctcgattttATCGCGTTTTATTTTGCTACGAACACAGTCTAATATCGAATCCAATCCACCggtactctctctctctctctctcctcttagctttttaggaaaaatgaaacgtgacCGAGTCGGCGGTACGTTGATCTGGATTAAGATCCACGTAGGAACCCCCTGGACGCAATTCACGGGGGTTAGTCCCCGTGGACGGACGCGATACGTCCGATATCGATATACTCGTTATAGAACAGACGACTACTCGAGCAGTCGATATTCAATCAAATAAATCCCCCTAACAAACTGGAGAGGCGGAGATACCATCGAGGAAACAATCCCATGGAAAGGGAGCGACTGCGCAATCAAGAATGGAGAAATCTAATAATTTGTCCAGGCGATTGGAAAAATATGACGTCCGTATTATTTTTACGCTCGAGCAATGATATTGTCATTTAATCTGCCACGATCTTTCAGGAGCTTTCGAACGATCCGTCGCGTGGAGGAATCGTTGAGATCACCGTCCAGAGAATTGGTTCTTTCAACCGATAATTTTCCATCGAACCGTTCCGAAGAGTGGTACGGGGTATGGTACTCGATACAAAACTCCACATGGGAAATATTTTCGCCAAGTTGTTTACTCCCGTGTGTCTTAACTTTCCCGTATCTCGTTTCTTCGAATTCCACGCGCTAATCCTAACGTTTTCGCCTCATTATTTTGTGTTTACCGATTATTTGGCTCCCTCGCGATCATCCCCTCGTGGGACGGCGACGCGCGCGTCGCGCTCCTGCCCGTAACAAAAGAGGATCACGATCTATCGAAGAGATTCCGAGCAGGTCATagctgtatattattttagccCCTTATCAGGTCCGTATCATCCCTAGTCAGCCGGGTATTCCACCCTCGAGTTGGTCACCCCCCATTGCGAGGCGTGCGTTCTTACGGAAATTGAGACATCGAGCCTCGTTAGGTCCGATAGCAACGCCCCTTATCCCTGTTCTTCATCGAACAAGAGCAAACGCACATTGTGCTGCACTTTATTGCTCTCGGGCCAGGCCCGTCTCGTCTACCGTGATTATCGTACAAGGTCATTCGTAACGGACGATTAAATTGATAACGAGAGCCAATGAGAAATGCGCAACGTTCTTTTTTAGAACGCGTGTCGTGTTTCACGttcgtttattcgattcgtAAAGCTTACGGTGAAGAATGCGACAGAGATTTAAGATATCCGACTCGGATGGCACACCGTCGCGTTTAACAAGGTCAAGATGTATCGCGTTTTTACGCACCTCTCATAAAATTCCAATCCGCAGTCGGGGTACGAGCAATTGGCTGCAAGAACCTTGAAACCCGAGCTAAAAAGGACTGCTTCCAACGGAGCGTTCGTTGGACTTTAAGTAGGTGATAAATTAAAGGAGCCCCCGTCTTCGTAATACCTCTATATCTTAGGCAGTGGATTTAATGGAAGTTTTTTAACCGAAACGTTATACTAGTCGGAATAAGCTCCCGTTAAATATGGTATGTCCCGGCAATCTAATTTCACGGATTTCTCGTGTCATCTCCAACCCTTATTTCTAGTGAGACCGTTCACCCCTTGGAGACTGGTGGTCGTTTATTTGGCAATTTTACTTGCTCCGACGTTCACTCGCGACGTTCTTggatatttaattacatcgaGAGTCACGGTACGTTATTAGAAACTGGCGCGTATCGCGATTTCTCAATAGAACCGACCAATTGCCAAGGTATACAGCGTCATTGGTCGAGCAACATCGGCAGCAGATTCCCACCCTGTCCTGCACGGAACGACGAAACTTTCTCAACGCCAGGGGGGCCGGTGGGCGGTCCTCCGGGATACCTGGAACTTTCGCAAGCTCTCGTCCAATAGGCGTGCCGAGAGCgagaaagatatatatatatgtatatacatatacatatagagaAGAAGCGGAAAACAGAGGATGCAAAAGGGATGTCACCGGCCGCGAAGAAATCCGACGAGAAAGAGACAAGTTTAGCGAACGAGGGAGAGAAAACAAAGTTCAAGGGACGACGATAAGGACAGCGAGAAAGGGAGAACGAGGGCTAACTCGGTGCAGAACGAAAAATGATAACTTTTCGCTGAAATACGCCGGTGGTCAGACGCGCGATGTTAAACTTCGCTCCACTTCGGCTCGTTCTACTCGTTTTGTCTCGCTCGTTTCCTCTTTACCGGCGACGTCGACGCGCTCTTCTGCTCCATCGCCGGCAAACCACTTCGCCCAGTATTTCATTTCCACGTCTACTCGCGAGTACATACTCGACCACTTATGTGATGTGTATCCGAATGCTGGCTACGCAGGTACTGTTCATATGTACCAGGGAAATGCTCCGTCGGCCACCCTCCCCTCTCTCGACAACTTGGACGGTGGAAAACTCCTGGCGCGGTGTTTTACGTTCGcgttaatttttacatttttgtccACGTTTCGTCGTTCGCTATTCGCGGTGTTTGCTCGTTAACGGAACCGCGCTTGAACCAACGAGACAAGACACGAACCGGTGACCGGTAGAATTCGGATTTTTCCACCCGGGATGGAAACGATAGAACGCGTGTTAGGATCTAGATGGTTTTCAACGATTTTTTACgggtaattttatatactttttgcGAGGTGCCAGCGATACTTGCCGCGTCGCTCGGCTTTGTATGCGTGACTGCAGCGTCGTACACACACCTGATGCATCGTTGTGGGTGCTCTGAAATGTGTGCGACGCTTTGGGGGTGGCTTCAAAATGGCGTCTCGTTACTGTACACGCTACTCTCTGATTGGTAGCTCTCGTTATGCGATCATAAtttagttttctttcttccatGAAAACACGCACGAAAATACCATTTCCTTTCTTTGTACGTACGACCGTAATACGTTTATCGCGAGGTAACGCATCATCTATATAAATACTGGTGCGTCTCTGTCCTTTCGCGGTAACACTTGGACGACTCGACGTGTAAGCGTGGCCGTCGGCCAGGACTCCTCAAAATGGCGGCTCTTTGAAGTCTTGAAAACGGGACGAAGTCGCAAAGAGGTGGCAACCGTCGTGAAAAGAAGGCTCTCTGCCATGACACCATCGCGTCGTTTGTTGcaagatgaaaaataaaagcaggTATAAAGACCAAACGAAGCATAGAGAGTCGCGAAAAATCACGGAGAGCACAATAACGGAATAAAGGGACGGGGGCCggagagaaataatttttcgaaaaataggAGAGACgtagagagaaagggagagggTGCGAAGGGTTGCGGAGGTTTGCAGATACAACGGTACAAAAGGTGAAAGCGGAAGCGAGCGCAAGAACGGAGGCGACAAAGACGGAGTGGAAGAATTTTGGAGGGAAAGAGGAAACGGAACGGAGACAGAGGAAGGTTAGACCGAGAGAGGAAAGGGACGAGGGGGTTGGAGGACAGAGGGCAGAGGGGGAGGGAAGATAGAGGAGAAGAGAAAGGGGAGAGCATCCTCGGGTAGCAGCCGGCAGCCAGTCAGCCAGCCCCGGCCAACATCGACCCGGTGAGCTGCTCTCTGCCCATGCGCAACAATCTTACTCCTGGACTAGCGATGGGCCCGATCCAATTCCCGCCTTACAACTTTCTGTTACTTTTGTTAAAGGAAATCTATGCATTGTCGCAGGAATAAATGCGTTCGCTTCGCGATCGACACGTGCGCTCAAACTGTAATGCTCTTAGGAGCTGATTGCAGAGGATGCGGATGTCGCTTTTGTCGACGATTCGTCGTTGAAAGTTTTTAAACTGtatgaatttctttctttcgactTTTCATCGAGCCAATGGCAAACAGAGCTTTCtcacgtttatttaaatcaattttacctCGCAGGAGGAACGAGTACACGCGCAGGGAGCCATCTTCTTGCACGATTCGAAGGGTTTTGTAATTTGTCTAGCATAATACACGCGTTTTTGTTAAAGCGACGGATTCCGattgatgaaaatattgtgATCGTTCCGGGATCCAAAATATCGTCCCGTGTGATTGCGGGAAAAATGTGTAACCGTGCCgaacgagaaatatttgaagacGATATTACTGGTTTCCGATCGGCGATTAATGTCGTCTAGTCGAGGAGAACAAAATGCTACGTCACGGAACATTTTCATAGACATCCTTCAACGCGgctggaaaatatttgtcggTGTAACGCACACCGTCGATGCGAACGATTTATACGAGAGCTGGTGCTCATGTTTTCGCGATAGCGTTCGACAGGATTTTTCAGGATTTCGCAGGAACCGTATAATTTGCAACGCTATCTTCTCGCATCGTGTACAACGTATTTTTCGCAATTTTCGTGGAAGATACTCGCGCGGTGGTCccgcaattaatttcaaagagtTGATCTCAATGACAATGGCCGTCCTATTAAGAATCCTATTTTGGAAATGAAGCACGGTTTTCGTGTTTAGAATCTGTTTGAAACGGTTATTAATTGACGCTCTCGCGGCCTAGGATCGTCCACTTGGTGCCACAAGCAGCCGTACTTCGTCATCCCTCCCCGAAAACTATGAGGCGTTTAATTAACTCCAGTGTTCGCGGAAAGAGAACGAGAATTCAGATGCAAATGCCGTGACACGCCCACGGAACGACCCTTTCTTCTTCCGGTTAAAACACAACCATCAACGGAGACCGCTGCAGCTGGTTGAACGGATACCCGTCccgatgaaatgaaattcatccGGATGATGTAATTCCCCGTTTAAGAAATCTAATCGGGACACTCCGAAAACGATTTCGATCGTCTCTTGCGATCGTACCTCTTAAATAGTCATTAATAAATTGCGGCGAATATACGTCGAGCGTCGATACGTTAAGCCTCGATTAATGACTTCTGTAATTACAAACCGCGTAATGAAATTCTAATCGCACAGATATTTATCGACGGTTTCTGATACGCGCGAAAGATACGCGGAGAGATTAAATTTGCGCAGCGCGAAACGTGCTCGTAATGCGGGAGGCACGTACGAGATCGAGAGATAAAACGATTCGGTTTTTTCATTTCCGTGCAGCGCTTCCGCAGTAGTTTCGTCGCGCACTGATCAGCCGGAAAGTGAAACGCTCTGTAATAGCCAGGGAAACATTTTTCCGACGCGTACGCTGTGCGTGTTCGGTATTCCGCGAGACCTATTTCTACGATCCACTTGGCGCGAACCTTTTCGTGCATTCGAGTGGGCTGCTATCGTCAAGTTGCGTTTCAATTTCGCCGTACTTTCTGATCGCGCGGCcaaatttcatgcttttcgTGCTGTCACGCGAATCGAACACTTTCTTTATAATACTCGACGTTATGGATCCATGCATACCTAAAAGGAATCGAGGGATCCTATCGCCGGTAGCGCGCCTTTTTTCATCACCCCGTCAGTGGTCAAACAAACCTTCCCAAGGGTTTCCGATGGAGCACGGTATCGGAACGAGACGGAAGACCGATCAACGGCTTTAATGTTTTGGATTCCCGGTGGAAACCCGTGGATAAGATCTCAAAGCCAGAGGCCAGACAACTTCCCCTTTCCGCGCAAAAGTGCCGAGAACGTTTCGGACGATGGTCGGCGAGGGGGACGGGCAGACGgcaatggaaaaaaaattactaaatccTATCCGAATCAGTGGTCCATTGAGACGGCGGTTTGATATCGACCGAGGATATCCCCTGTTCCTTTTCAAAGAAAACCAGCGTCGTCGCAGGGCCGGTGTATCGTACGCGAGAAGAAGGGAAACCgagcg
This genomic interval carries:
- the LOC128885140 gene encoding protein Skeletor, isoforms B/C isoform X1 yields the protein MDATSLRLISGLLLFAYTTSHSGRARNGPNYYGKFIGTFQNFAHDVAGDAYAVDDYIIFIKGFCYDGTAPQAYFWVGNGSAPNPQGYVVPYPDVEKGMEPPVLQAYNNTDIILRLPDGKRIRDINWLSVWCRRFTINFGEIRIPPNLVVPKVRVLPEFSRLAHGLRSGNITILDSKTFYIPNLHYDGAGPDAYFWIGNGSEPSTFGTKVPNERKSLTPLQGYQGEDIELVLPGNLTVFDIDWLAVWCVEYKHNFGHVMIPKDLNVPPALGQTKITPPWWYDPTSSAPTQPLVKHELTNCKEMLKGRVQVQWELFGEDIKIRVSGRIEEDQYVAFGLSGSEGKSEMIGGDVVVIAYNNGTGKFIAEDYYMSNIAQCDGREGVCPDERVGGKNDAVLVHGERNNGVTTVTYMRPLRTNEPVKDRMIPDSETSVIAAIGKLNHRGEANAHERFDMTTEDIRIDFTSRNVHECKNSLYNLPDMSDIKAWTPAVITNETTFNARIGPTGGKRGYSRITGEPSWGIAWYINDLLIPEITVKRGETYTFIVEGGNDPSNQARYHPFYITDSPEGGFGQKTEEEQMDQRAFAGVKYDEDGNPYPDAAGRYCEWTHKTVDMSAETETFESFFETLRLKCDEGEPAKLVWTVAEDTPDLVYYQCYVHNNLGWKIHVVSSAHTTVPIISMITTLVVGLLMLSR
- the LOC128885140 gene encoding protein Skeletor, isoforms B/C isoform X2, coding for MDATSLRLISGLLLFAYTTSHSGRARNGPNYYGKFIGTFQNFAHDVAGDAYAVDDYIIFIKGFCYDGTAPQAYFWVGNGSAPNPQGYVVPYPDVEKGMEPPVLQAYNNTDIILRLPDGKRIRDINWLSVWCRRFTINFGEIRIPPNLVVPKVRVLPEFSRLAHGLRSGNITILDSKTFYIPNLHYDGAGPDAYFWIGNGSEPSTFGTKVPNERKSLTPLQGYQGEDIELVLPGNLTVFDIDWLAVWCVEYKHNFGHVMIPKDLNVPPALGQTKITTSSAPTQPLVKHELTNCKEMLKGRVQVQWELFGEDIKIRVSGRIEEDQYVAFGLSGSEGKSEMIGGDVVVIAYNNGTGKFIAEDYYMSNIAQCDGREGVCPDERVGGKNDAVLVHGERNNGVTTVTYMRPLRTNEPVKDRMIPDSETSVIAAIGKLNHRGEANAHERFDMTTEDIRIDFTSRNVHECKNSLYNLPDMSDIKAWTPAVITNETTFNARIGPTGGKRGYSRITGEPSWGIAWYINDLLIPEITVKRGETYTFIVEGGNDPSNQARYHPFYITDSPEGGFGQKTEEEQMDQRAFAGVKYDEDGNPYPDAAGRYCEWTHKTVDMSAETETFESFFETLRLKCDEGEPAKLVWTVAEDTPDLVYYQCYVHNNLGWKIHVVSSAHTTVPIISMITTLVVGLLMLSR